A genomic region of Pseudomonas sp. KU43P contains the following coding sequences:
- a CDS encoding 3-phosphoglycerate kinase, which yields MKKCCAAILMCLPLGAMAYPIDVEKELAGVKLDYTAYDTAYDIGAITLNNYGQVPAACKVTFRNGPEAPRVRRVNVPAGKSVDVTAKFNRQIIKLRIALDCKTE from the coding sequence ATGAAGAAATGTTGTGCGGCAATATTGATGTGCCTGCCCCTGGGGGCCATGGCTTACCCCATCGATGTGGAGAAGGAACTGGCCGGGGTCAAGCTGGACTACACCGCCTATGACACCGCCTACGACATCGGTGCCATTACCCTGAACAACTATGGGCAAGTGCCAGCAGCCTGCAAGGTGACGTTCCGCAATGGCCCGGAAGCGCCCCGGGTACGCCGGGTCAACGTGCCGGCGGGCAAAAGCGTGGATGTGACGGCCAAGTTCAACCGGCAGATCATCAAACTGCGTATCGCGCTGGACTGTAAAACGGAATAA
- a CDS encoding MFS transporter, with protein MSPLVQLLASAVALMMAMGIGRFALTPQLPQLIAEGQFDLTAAGLVAAANYLGYFIGAADAMFARRPNQVRLRLHGGLWLCVLLTLASWAADGFWSHLLLRFGTGVASAWVLVMITSLSQQIANANQRQSLGALVCAGPGVGIALTGLLALAAHLLGLSSAALWLVYAVAALAMLLAVRPWLPRAMEPAVTPSGMQPGATRSVGIGRLGLVYALYGVGYILPATFLSQMANKQFRGHWMADLFWPAFGLAAALGVVMVSVRRAGRTSSWLTATLWLQGLGVVACLMGGGIGLALGVVLCGTPFLACMQLVMQRSRELAPHTTQRNAGLLTACFALGQLSGPLLAALSNHYSGSLQPALVLAAGGLGLAGVLVLLGRRNPQASLVAGRVTS; from the coding sequence ATGTCGCCGCTTGTACAACTGCTGGCCAGCGCCGTGGCCTTGATGATGGCCATGGGCATCGGCCGCTTCGCCCTCACCCCGCAACTGCCGCAACTGATCGCCGAAGGCCAGTTCGACCTGACCGCCGCCGGCCTGGTAGCGGCAGCCAATTACCTGGGTTACTTCATCGGCGCGGCAGATGCGATGTTCGCCCGCCGGCCTAACCAGGTCAGGCTGCGCCTGCATGGCGGTCTTTGGCTATGCGTGCTGCTGACGCTCGCCTCATGGGCTGCCGACGGCTTCTGGAGCCACCTGCTGCTGCGCTTCGGTACTGGTGTTGCCAGTGCCTGGGTGCTGGTGATGATCACCAGCCTCAGCCAGCAGATCGCCAATGCCAACCAGCGCCAGAGCCTGGGTGCACTGGTGTGCGCCGGGCCCGGCGTGGGCATTGCCCTTACCGGCCTGCTGGCGCTGGCTGCGCACCTGTTGGGGTTGAGCTCGGCGGCGTTGTGGCTGGTGTATGCGGTGGCTGCGCTGGCCATGCTGTTGGCCGTGCGCCCGTGGTTGCCGCGCGCGATGGAGCCTGCCGTGACCCCGAGCGGCATGCAACCGGGCGCGACCCGCAGCGTCGGTATTGGCCGCCTGGGCCTGGTGTATGCCTTGTATGGCGTGGGCTACATCCTGCCGGCCACGTTCCTGTCGCAAATGGCCAACAAGCAGTTCCGTGGCCATTGGATGGCCGACCTGTTCTGGCCGGCATTCGGGCTGGCCGCGGCGCTCGGTGTGGTGATGGTGAGTGTGCGTCGTGCTGGCCGCACGTCCAGCTGGCTGACCGCCACACTGTGGCTACAAGGCCTGGGCGTAGTGGCCTGCCTGATGGGAGGGGGTATCGGGCTGGCATTGGGTGTCGTGCTCTGCGGCACGCCGTTCCTGGCCTGCATGCAGCTGGTGATGCAGCGCTCGCGGGAGCTGGCGCCCCATACGACGCAGCGCAATGCGGGATTGCTGACTGCCTGCTTCGCGCTGGGGCAGTTGAGTGGGCCTTTGTTGGCGGCGCTGAGCAACCATTACAGCGGGAGCTTGCAGCCGGCGTTGGTGCTAGCGGCTGGCGGGTTGGGGCTGGCGGGGGTGCTGGTACTTTTGGGAAGGCGCAATCCCCAGGCCTCCCTGGTTGCGGGTCGGGTAACTTCATGA
- a CDS encoding DEAD/DEAH box helicase, whose product MFSQFALHERLLKAVAELKFVEPTPVQAAAIPLALQGRDLRVTAQTGSGKTAAFVLPLLNRLVDLKGGRVEIRSLILLPTRELAQQTLKQVQLFSQFTYIKAGLVTGGEDFKEQAAMLRKVPDVLIGTPGRLLEHLNAGNLDLSHVQVMILDEADRMLDMGFAEDMERLCKECENREQTLLFSATTGGAALRDIIGKVLKDPEHLMLNSVSQLAEGTRQQIITADHDQHKEAIVQWLLANETFDKAIIFTNTRALADRIYGHLVAKDVKAFVLHGEKDQKDRKLAIERFKQGSSKVLVATDVAARGLDIDGLDLVINFDMPRSGDEYVHRIGRTGRAGGEGLAISLITHNDWNLMSSIERYLKQQFERRVIKEVKGTYNGPKKVKASGKAAGTKKKKVEKKGGDKKSTAKRKPTAKPKANAPLASSDGLAPLKKRKPAAE is encoded by the coding sequence GTGTTCTCCCAATTCGCCCTGCATGAACGCCTGCTTAAAGCCGTGGCCGAGCTTAAATTTGTCGAGCCAACCCCGGTGCAGGCCGCGGCCATCCCCCTGGCCCTGCAAGGGCGTGACTTGCGCGTGACCGCGCAGACCGGCAGCGGCAAGACCGCGGCCTTCGTGCTGCCGCTGCTCAACCGCCTGGTCGACCTGAAAGGCGGGCGCGTCGAGATCCGCTCGCTGATCCTGCTGCCAACCCGCGAACTGGCCCAGCAGACCCTCAAGCAAGTGCAGCTGTTCTCGCAGTTCACCTACATCAAGGCGGGCCTGGTCACCGGCGGTGAAGACTTCAAGGAACAGGCCGCCATGCTGCGCAAGGTGCCGGACGTGCTGATCGGCACCCCGGGCCGCCTGCTTGAGCATCTCAACGCCGGCAACCTCGACCTGTCCCACGTGCAGGTGATGATCCTCGACGAAGCCGACCGTATGCTCGACATGGGCTTCGCCGAAGACATGGAGCGCCTGTGCAAGGAGTGCGAGAACCGCGAGCAGACCCTGCTGTTCTCGGCCACTACTGGGGGTGCTGCCCTGCGTGACATCATCGGCAAGGTGCTGAAAGACCCAGAGCACCTGATGCTCAACAGCGTCTCGCAGCTCGCCGAAGGCACCCGCCAGCAGATCATCACCGCTGACCACGACCAGCATAAAGAAGCGATCGTGCAGTGGCTGCTGGCCAACGAGACCTTCGACAAGGCGATCATCTTCACCAACACTCGCGCACTGGCCGACCGCATCTACGGTCACCTGGTGGCCAAGGACGTCAAGGCCTTCGTGTTGCACGGGGAGAAGGATCAGAAGGATCGCAAGCTGGCCATCGAGCGCTTCAAACAGGGCAGCTCCAAGGTGCTGGTGGCCACCGACGTGGCCGCCCGTGGCCTGGACATCGACGGCCTGGACCTGGTGATCAACTTCGACATGCCACGCAGCGGTGACGAGTACGTGCACCGTATCGGCCGTACCGGCCGTGCCGGCGGCGAAGGCCTGGCGATCTCGCTGATCACCCACAATGACTGGAACCTGATGTCCAGCATCGAACGCTACCTCAAGCAGCAGTTCGAGCGCCGGGTGATCAAGGAAGTCAAAGGCACCTACAACGGGCCTAAGAAGGTCAAGGCGTCGGGCAAGGCTGCCGGCACCAAGAAGAAAAAGGTCGAGAAGAAGGGGGGGGACAAGAAGAGCACCGCCAAGCGCAAACCGACCGCCAAGCCGAAGGCCAATGCACCATTGGCCAGCTCCGACGGCCTCGCGCCGCTGAAGAAGCGCAAGCCAGCGGCCGAGTAA
- a CDS encoding AEC family transporter — MHTIFVIVAPIFALILVGYLCRRSNKLGDKAAAEINKMVVWLCLPALLFKVTATATWSEIWHPGFIVAFGAGALAMFLATLAWRLYSGHGLVAASIDGLSAGYANTGYIGIPLCLLLFGQPGLQPALISSLIVVCLVFAISLTLIEIGLQEERQIGRAIVVVGKALAKNPLVISPVAGAGWAMSGLGLAEPVMHFLDMLALATTPCALVSLGAFLAEKRTGAQASPWPLVAMKLVGQPALTWVLAFKVFSLPSMWAASAVLLAALPTGTGPFMLAEYYNREAGLISRTILLSTVASLVTLTGLLYLLGYAG, encoded by the coding sequence ATGCACACCATCTTCGTCATCGTGGCGCCGATCTTCGCCCTGATCCTGGTCGGTTATCTGTGCCGGCGCAGCAACAAGCTCGGCGACAAGGCCGCTGCCGAGATCAACAAGATGGTGGTGTGGCTGTGCCTGCCGGCCTTGCTGTTCAAGGTCACAGCCACCGCGACCTGGAGCGAGATCTGGCATCCCGGCTTCATCGTCGCGTTCGGCGCGGGGGCGCTGGCGATGTTCCTCGCGACCCTGGCCTGGCGCCTGTACAGCGGCCACGGCCTGGTGGCGGCGAGCATCGATGGCTTGAGCGCGGGGTATGCCAATACCGGTTACATCGGTATTCCGCTGTGCCTGTTGCTGTTTGGCCAGCCGGGTTTGCAGCCGGCGTTGATCTCGTCGCTGATCGTGGTGTGCCTGGTGTTTGCGATCTCGCTGACACTGATCGAGATCGGCCTGCAAGAGGAGCGGCAGATTGGCCGTGCAATCGTCGTGGTGGGCAAGGCGCTGGCGAAGAACCCGCTGGTGATCTCGCCGGTGGCGGGGGCGGGCTGGGCGATGTCCGGGTTGGGGTTGGCCGAGCCGGTGATGCATTTTCTCGACATGCTGGCGCTGGCCACCACGCCTTGCGCGCTGGTGTCGCTGGGGGCGTTTCTGGCCGAAAAACGCACGGGCGCGCAAGCCAGCCCTTGGCCGTTGGTGGCCATGAAGCTGGTGGGGCAGCCGGCGCTGACCTGGGTGCTGGCGTTCAAGGTGTTCAGCCTGCCGAGCATGTGGGCGGCGTCGGCGGTGTTGCTGGCGGCGCTGCCGACCGGGACCGGGCCGTTCATGCTGGCGGAGTATTACAACCGCGAGGCGGGGCTGATTTCGCGGACGATCCTGTTGTCGACGGTGGCTTCGTTGGTGACTTTGACGGGGTTGTTGTACTTGCTGGGTTATGCGGGGTAA
- a CDS encoding LysR family transcriptional regulator: MKAPRVTLDQWRTLQAVVDHGGFAQAADALHRSQSSVSYTVARMQEQLGVPLLRIDGRKAVLTEAGNVLLRRSRHLVKQASQLEDLAHHMEQGWEAEVRVVVDAAYPSARLVRALAAFMPQSRGCRVRLREEVLSGVEEVMHEGIADLAISSYSIGGYLGAELSAVEFVAVAHPEHSLHRLGRELTFQDLESQLQVVIRDSGRAQPRDVGWLGAEQRWTVGSLGTATTFVSSGLGFAWLPRHMIERELREGVLKPLPLDQGGSRHPLFYLYSSKEKTLGPATQILIDLLRNFDTAPLDVPFAAPPQA, encoded by the coding sequence ATGAAAGCGCCGCGCGTAACCCTGGATCAGTGGCGAACCCTGCAGGCAGTGGTCGATCACGGAGGGTTTGCCCAGGCCGCCGATGCCTTGCACCGGTCGCAGTCGTCGGTGAGCTACACCGTGGCGCGCATGCAGGAGCAACTGGGCGTACCCCTGCTGCGCATCGACGGGCGCAAGGCCGTGCTCACCGAAGCTGGCAATGTGCTGCTGCGTCGCTCGCGGCACTTGGTCAAGCAGGCCAGCCAGCTCGAAGACCTGGCCCATCACATGGAACAGGGCTGGGAAGCCGAGGTACGCGTGGTCGTCGACGCCGCCTACCCCAGTGCCCGCCTGGTGCGCGCCTTGGCCGCGTTCATGCCGCAAAGCCGCGGTTGCCGGGTGCGCCTGCGCGAAGAGGTGCTGTCGGGCGTCGAGGAAGTGATGCATGAGGGCATCGCGGACCTGGCCATCAGTAGCTACAGCATCGGTGGCTACCTGGGCGCCGAATTGAGCGCGGTGGAATTCGTCGCCGTCGCCCACCCCGAACACAGCCTGCACCGCCTGGGCCGCGAACTGACCTTCCAGGACCTGGAGAGCCAACTGCAAGTGGTAATTCGCGACTCCGGCCGCGCGCAGCCACGCGATGTCGGCTGGCTCGGTGCCGAGCAGCGCTGGACAGTGGGCAGCCTGGGCACCGCCACCACCTTCGTCAGCAGCGGCCTGGGCTTCGCCTGGCTGCCGCGGCACATGATCGAACGCGAGCTGCGCGAAGGCGTGCTCAAGCCATTGCCGCTGGATCAGGGTGGCAGCCGCCACCCACTGTTCTACCTTTATTCGAGCAAAGAGAAGACCCTGGGCCCGGCCACGCAGATTCTCATCGACCTGCTGCGCAATTTCGACACCGCGCCGCTGGACGTGCCCTTCGCAGCCCCCCCGCAAGCCTGA
- a CDS encoding transcriptional regulator: MSITYDWDLIERLLHEVQNGAGHNFTPRPYAEQHAAALAAEGQPVGDIDHLKTRACEYEKLLFERGFIESRAPEEGGNGENFVLTERGSRLLSLLDSSIPGFEHPRQVLDEQDDALDEATFERVSAKAQIA, from the coding sequence ATGAGCATCACCTACGACTGGGACCTGATCGAGCGCTTGCTGCACGAGGTGCAGAACGGTGCCGGTCACAATTTCACGCCCCGCCCTTATGCCGAGCAGCACGCTGCGGCGTTAGCCGCCGAAGGGCAGCCGGTGGGTGACATCGACCACCTGAAAACCCGTGCCTGCGAGTACGAGAAGCTGCTGTTCGAGCGCGGCTTCATCGAGAGCCGGGCGCCGGAGGAAGGTGGCAATGGCGAGAATTTCGTGCTCACCGAGCGCGGTTCGCGGCTGCTGAGCCTGCTCGACAGCAGCATCCCGGGCTTCGAGCACCCACGCCAGGTGCTGGACGAACAGGACGATGCCCTGGACGAGGCCACCTTCGAGCGGGTGTCGGCCAAGGCGCAGATCGCTTGA
- a CDS encoding peptidylprolyl isomerase, which yields MLKKLLLTACSVAFATSVMASDKTPHVLLDTSFGQVEIELNAEKAPISTKNFLEYVDSGFYNNTIFHRVIPGFMVQGGGFTEQMVQKQTRDPIRNEASNGLQNTRGTLSMARTSDPNSATSQFFINVNDNDFLNPGRDRGYAVFGKVTKGMEVVDQIVNSPTTVKKGMRDVPADPVFIKSAKRID from the coding sequence ATGCTGAAAAAACTTCTGCTCACCGCCTGCTCGGTCGCCTTCGCCACCAGCGTCATGGCTTCCGACAAGACCCCGCACGTCTTGCTGGACACCAGCTTCGGCCAGGTCGAAATCGAGCTCAACGCCGAGAAGGCACCGATCAGTACCAAGAACTTCCTCGAGTACGTCGACAGCGGTTTCTACAACAACACCATTTTCCATCGCGTGATCCCGGGCTTCATGGTCCAGGGCGGTGGCTTCACCGAACAGATGGTGCAGAAGCAGACCCGTGACCCGATCCGTAACGAGGCCAGCAACGGCCTGCAGAACACCCGCGGCACCCTGTCGATGGCGCGCACTTCCGATCCGAATTCGGCCACCAGCCAGTTCTTCATCAACGTGAACGACAATGACTTCCTCAACCCGGGCCGTGACCGTGGCTACGCCGTGTTCGGCAAGGTCACCAAGGGCATGGAGGTGGTCGACCAGATCGTCAATTCGCCGACCACCGTCAAGAAAGGCATGCGCGATGTACCGGCCGATCCGGTCTTCATCAAGTCTGCCAAACGCATCGACTGA
- a CDS encoding FMN-dependent NADH-azoreductase: MSRVLIIESSARQQDSVSRQLTRDFIQQWQAAHPADEITVRDLAVTPVPHLDANLLGGWMKPEDQRSAAELDALARSNELTDELLAADVLVMAAPMYNFTIPSTLKAWLDHVLRAGITFKYTPTGPQGLLTGKRAIVLTARGGIHAGATSDHQEPYLRQVMAFIGIHDVNFIHAEGLNMSGDFHEKGINQAKAKLAAVA, translated from the coding sequence ATGTCCCGCGTACTCATCATCGAAAGCAGCGCCCGCCAGCAGGATTCCGTTTCCCGTCAACTGACCCGCGACTTCATCCAGCAATGGCAGGCGGCGCATCCGGCAGACGAGATCACTGTGCGCGACCTCGCCGTGACCCCGGTGCCCCACCTGGACGCCAACCTGCTTGGTGGCTGGATGAAGCCTGAAGATCAGCGTAGCGCCGCCGAACTGGATGCCCTGGCCCGTTCTAACGAACTGACCGATGAATTGCTGGCCGCCGATGTGCTGGTGATGGCTGCGCCGATGTACAACTTCACCATCCCCAGCACGCTGAAGGCCTGGCTCGATCACGTGCTGCGTGCTGGTATCACCTTCAAGTACACCCCCACCGGCCCGCAAGGTTTGTTGACCGGCAAACGCGCCATCGTCCTGACGGCCCGTGGCGGCATCCATGCCGGCGCCACCAGCGACCATCAGGAGCCGTACCTGCGTCAGGTGATGGCGTTCATCGGCATTCATGATGTGAACTTCATCCATGCCGAAGGCCTGAACATGAGCGGTGACTTCCACGAGAAAGGCATCAACCAGGCCAAGGCCAAGCTGGCTGCGGTGGCATGA
- a CDS encoding alpha/beta fold hydrolase produces MAYFEHEGCSLHYQEYGQGEPLVLLHGLGSSSQDWELQLPALSRHYRVILMDIRGHGRSDKPRDGYQIATFSEDLLALLEHLQTGPVHFVGLSMGGMVGFQFAVDHPHWLRSLCIVNSAPEVKRRTRSDWIWWAKRWGLARILSVETVGKGLAERLFPKPEQTELRHKMAQRWARNDKRAYLKSFDAIVDWGVQERIGQIHCPTLVIAADHDYTPVQLKERYVALMPQAKLVVIDDSRHATPLDQPEVFNQTLLQFLAAASTSQGSLSPC; encoded by the coding sequence ATGGCCTATTTCGAACATGAAGGATGCTCACTGCATTATCAGGAATACGGCCAGGGCGAACCCCTGGTACTGCTGCACGGCCTGGGCTCCAGCAGCCAGGACTGGGAACTGCAGCTACCGGCGCTGAGCCGCCACTACCGGGTAATCCTGATGGACATCCGTGGTCACGGCCGCTCCGACAAACCCCGCGACGGTTACCAGATCGCCACCTTCAGCGAAGACCTGCTGGCCCTGTTGGAACACCTGCAGACAGGCCCTGTGCATTTCGTGGGGCTGTCCATGGGTGGCATGGTCGGTTTCCAGTTCGCCGTCGACCACCCTCACTGGCTGCGCAGCCTGTGCATCGTCAACAGCGCCCCCGAGGTCAAGCGCCGCACCCGCAGCGACTGGATCTGGTGGGCCAAGCGCTGGGGCCTGGCACGCATCCTCAGTGTCGAGACGGTCGGCAAGGGCCTGGCCGAACGCCTGTTCCCCAAACCTGAACAAACCGAGCTGCGGCACAAGATGGCCCAGCGCTGGGCCCGCAACGACAAACGTGCCTACCTCAAGAGTTTCGACGCCATCGTCGACTGGGGCGTGCAGGAACGCATCGGGCAGATCCACTGTCCCACGCTGGTGATCGCCGCCGACCACGATTACACCCCGGTACAACTTAAAGAACGCTACGTCGCCCTGATGCCCCAGGCAAAGCTGGTAGTCATCGACGATTCCCGGCACGCTACCCCCCTCGACCAACCCGAGGTCTTCAACCAGACATTGCTGCAGTTCCTCGCAGCCGCTTCCACCTCTCAAGGATCTTTGAGCCCATGCTGA
- a CDS encoding mechanosensitive ion channel family protein, translating into MDMQKIWRDSLDLWGTLDQHPMLHAALGLAVLLLISLLVGRLARFLILHGTRLLARQPALKWLDDLRHNKVFHRLAQTTPSLVIQFGLKLVPELSDTAQHFLGNVALAFTLLFMTLALSCLLDGLLAIYARTEHARTRSIKGYVQLAKMMLWIFASIVIVATLIDRSPLLLLSGLGAMSAVLLLVYKDTLLSFVASVQLTSNDMLHVGDWIEMPQVGADGDVVDITLHTVKVQNFDKTIVSIPTWRLMSESFRNYRGMQQSGGRRIKRSLFIDAAGVRFLTQEEEHRLGQVRLLGDYLATKRQELQAWNEALGPLPELAANRRKLTNIGTFRAFALAYLKNHPDVHAGMTCMVRQMQTTAEGVPLEIYCFTTTTVWADYERIQGDIFDYLLAVLPEFGLSLYQQPSGSDMRVGLAGRRLEELSEV; encoded by the coding sequence ATGGATATGCAAAAAATCTGGCGTGACAGCCTCGACCTGTGGGGCACCCTCGACCAACACCCCATGCTTCACGCCGCCCTCGGCCTGGCCGTTCTGCTGCTGATCTCCTTGCTGGTCGGCCGCCTGGCGCGCTTTCTGATCCTTCACGGTACCCGCCTGCTGGCCCGTCAGCCGGCGCTCAAATGGCTCGATGACCTGCGTCACAACAAGGTTTTTCACCGTTTGGCGCAGACCACGCCCTCGCTGGTCATCCAGTTCGGCCTGAAACTGGTGCCGGAGCTGTCCGATACCGCCCAGCACTTCCTCGGTAATGTCGCCCTGGCCTTCACCCTGCTGTTCATGACCCTGGCGCTGTCGTGCCTGCTCGATGGCCTGCTGGCCATCTACGCGCGCACCGAGCATGCCCGCACCCGCTCGATCAAGGGCTATGTGCAGCTGGCCAAGATGATGCTGTGGATCTTCGCCTCGATCGTCATCGTCGCCACCCTCATCGACCGCTCGCCGCTGTTGCTGCTCTCGGGTCTGGGTGCCATGTCGGCGGTGCTGCTGTTGGTGTACAAGGACACCCTGCTGTCGTTCGTCGCCAGTGTGCAGCTGACCAGCAATGACATGCTGCACGTGGGTGACTGGATCGAGATGCCCCAGGTCGGGGCCGATGGCGATGTGGTGGACATCACCCTGCACACGGTGAAGGTACAGAACTTCGACAAGACCATCGTCTCCATCCCCACCTGGCGCCTGATGAGCGAGTCGTTCCGCAACTACCGCGGCATGCAGCAGTCGGGCGGGCGACGGATCAAGCGCAGCCTGTTCATCGATGCGGCGGGCGTGCGCTTCCTGACCCAGGAAGAGGAACACCGCCTGGGCCAGGTGCGCCTGCTGGGCGACTACCTGGCCACCAAGCGCCAGGAGCTGCAAGCCTGGAACGAGGCGCTGGGGCCGCTGCCAGAGCTGGCGGCCAACCGCCGCAAGCTGACCAATATCGGCACCTTCCGCGCCTTTGCCCTGGCCTACCTGAAGAATCATCCCGATGTGCATGCGGGCATGACCTGCATGGTCCGGCAGATGCAGACCACCGCCGAAGGCGTGCCGCTGGAGATCTACTGCTTCACCACCACCACGGTGTGGGCGGATTACGAGCGGATCCAGGGGGATATCTTCGATTACCTGCTGGCGGTGTTGCCGGAATTTGGCTTGAGCCTGTATCAGCAGCCGAGTGGCAGTGACATGCGCGTGGGGTTGGCGGGGCGTCGTCTTGAGGAGTTGAGCGAGGTTTGA
- a CDS encoding carboxylate/amino acid/amine transporter produces the protein MGYLIIVALIQAFSFSLIGEYLAGHVDSYFAVLARVVLAGLVFLPLTRWRQVEPRFMRSMLLIGALQYGITYVCLYLSFRVLTVPEVLLFTILTPLHVTLIEDALNRRFNPWALLAALVAVAGAGVIRFDSISGDFFIGFLLLQLANFTYAAGQVLYRHLIARHPSDLPHYKRFGYFYLGALIVVLPAFLLFGNAQHLPSTEVQWLVLLFLGLCPTALGLYWWNKGACLVSGGTLAVMNNLHVPVGLLLNLLIWNQHEPLGRLFIGGAIILASVWLSRLGSRAEAPLTHKA, from the coding sequence ATGGGCTACCTGATAATCGTCGCGCTGATCCAGGCGTTTTCCTTCAGCCTGATTGGCGAGTACCTGGCCGGGCACGTCGACAGCTATTTCGCCGTGCTTGCGCGCGTGGTGCTGGCTGGCCTGGTATTTCTGCCGCTGACCCGCTGGCGCCAGGTCGAGCCGCGTTTCATGCGTTCGATGCTGCTGATCGGCGCGCTGCAGTACGGCATCACCTATGTCTGCCTGTACCTGAGCTTCCGCGTGCTGACGGTGCCGGAAGTACTGCTGTTCACCATCCTCACCCCCCTGCATGTGACGCTGATCGAAGACGCTCTCAACCGGCGTTTCAACCCCTGGGCACTGCTTGCCGCGCTGGTGGCGGTGGCGGGCGCCGGAGTGATTCGCTTCGACAGCATCAGTGGCGACTTCTTCATTGGCTTCCTGCTGCTGCAACTGGCCAACTTCACCTACGCTGCCGGCCAGGTGCTGTATCGCCATCTGATCGCCCGCCACCCCAGCGACCTGCCGCACTACAAGCGCTTCGGCTACTTCTACCTGGGTGCCTTGATCGTCGTGCTGCCGGCCTTCCTGCTGTTCGGTAATGCCCAGCACCTGCCGAGCACCGAGGTGCAGTGGCTGGTGCTACTATTCCTCGGCCTGTGCCCGACGGCGCTGGGGCTGTACTGGTGGAACAAGGGCGCCTGCCTGGTTTCCGGAGGCACGCTGGCGGTGATGAACAACCTGCACGTGCCGGTGGGCTTGCTGCTCAACCTGCTGATCTGGAACCAGCACGAGCCCCTCGGCCGGCTGTTCATTGGCGGCGCGATCATCCTCGCGTCGGTGTGGCTGAGCCGCCTGGGCAGCCGCGCTGAAGCACCGCTGACGCACAAGGCCTGA
- a CDS encoding DMT family transporter, protein MSAARKNPDAFAFQVMLGLCLIWGCQQVLIKTAAVDIAPVMQAALRNGLAAVLVGLLLCWRGGWGQVGSTWRAGLLAGGLFGLEFLFIAEGLKLTSAAHMSVFLYTAPVFTALGLHFMLPSERLRWLQWMGILLAFGGIATAFAGGMSFEQLDGRMLLGDALGVLAGLAWGATTVVVRGSRLSEAPVTLTLFYQLAVGFAGLLLIALLSGQIGEVAMTPLAVGSVLFQGIMVSFVSYLTWFWLLRRYLASNLAVFSFITPLFGVTFGVLLLDEPLSVNFVLGAVMVLLGVILVSAEPWVRQQLRKFVG, encoded by the coding sequence ATGAGTGCGGCTCGCAAGAACCCTGACGCCTTTGCCTTCCAGGTAATGCTGGGGCTGTGCCTGATCTGGGGTTGCCAGCAGGTATTGATCAAGACCGCCGCAGTCGATATCGCGCCGGTCATGCAGGCTGCCTTGCGCAATGGCCTTGCTGCGGTGCTGGTGGGCCTGCTGCTGTGCTGGCGCGGTGGCTGGGGGCAGGTGGGCAGCACCTGGCGTGCCGGCCTGCTGGCAGGGGGGTTGTTTGGCCTTGAGTTCCTGTTCATCGCCGAAGGGCTCAAGCTCACCTCGGCAGCGCACATGTCGGTATTTCTCTACACCGCACCGGTATTCACCGCGCTCGGCCTGCACTTCATGCTGCCCAGCGAGCGCCTGCGTTGGCTGCAGTGGATGGGTATCCTGCTGGCCTTTGGCGGCATTGCGACGGCTTTCGCCGGCGGCATGTCATTTGAACAGCTGGACGGTCGCATGCTGCTGGGCGACGCCCTGGGGGTGCTGGCCGGTCTGGCCTGGGGGGCGACTACCGTGGTGGTGCGCGGTTCGCGTCTGTCCGAGGCTCCGGTCACCCTTACCTTGTTCTACCAATTGGCGGTGGGCTTTGCCGGGCTGTTGCTGATTGCCTTGCTCAGCGGGCAGATCGGTGAGGTGGCAATGACCCCCTTGGCGGTGGGCAGCGTGCTGTTCCAGGGGATCATGGTGTCATTCGTCAGCTACCTGACGTGGTTCTGGTTACTGCGCAGGTATCTGGCTTCGAACCTCGCGGTGTTTTCCTTCATCACGCCGTTGTTCGGGGTGACCTTCGGTGTATTGCTGCTGGATGAGCCGCTGAGTGTGAATTTTGTGCTCGGGGCGGTGATGGTGTTGCTGGGGGTGATTCTGGTGAGTGCCGAGCCCTGGGTAAGGCAGCAGTTGCGCAAGTTTGTGGGTTGA